From Panthera tigris isolate Pti1 chromosome D3, P.tigris_Pti1_mat1.1, whole genome shotgun sequence, one genomic window encodes:
- the PRELID3A gene encoding PRELI domain containing protein 3A isoform X4 has product MKIWSSEHVFGHPWDTVIKAAMRKYPNPMNPCVVGVDVLERSVDGRGRLHSHRLLSTEWGLPGFVKAILGTSRTLTYIKEHSVVDPVEKKMELCSTNITLTNLVSVNERLVYTPHPEDPEMTVLTQEAIITVKGISLGSYLESLMANTISSNAKKGWAAIEWIIENSEHAVS; this is encoded by the exons CCACCCATGGGACACCGTCATCAAAGCTGCCATGAGGAAGTACCCGAATCCGATGAACCCCTGTGTCGTGGGAGTTGACGTGCTGGAGCGCAGTGTGGATGGCCGGGGCCGGCTTCACAGCCACCGGCTCCTCAGCACCGAGTGGGGGCTGCCCGGCTTCGTGAAAGCG attttggGAACCAGTAGGACTTTGACATACATCAAAGAACATTCCGTTGTGGATccagtagaaaagaaaatggaactttGTTCCACCAAT ATCACACTCACAAACTTGGTGTCAGTGAACGAGAGGCTGGTGTACACACCCCATCCAGAGGACCCTGAAAT GACTGTGCTCACACAAGAAGCCATCATCACCGTGAAGGGGATCAGCCTCGGCAGCTACCTGGAAAGTCTGATGGCCAACACAATATCATCCAATGCAAAGAAG GGGTGGGCTGCTATTGAGTGGATAATTGAAAATTCTGAGCACGCTGTGAGCTAA